Within the Gloeobacter kilaueensis JS1 genome, the region ACCAGCGAGAAGGGACAGAGCTGGTGATCGAGGGCAGCCATCAACCGCTGGTGAACCTGTTCCAGCAGGGTAAAGAAAGGCGGGTTATCGCTCAGGTCCGTGCGCAGGGCCACCGGATTGATGAAGTAACCCAGCACCCCGGCCCAGTCCGCTCCCTGGCGGCCCACCGTGAGCGTGAGCACGGTCAGATCTTCTTGACGGGTGTAGCGGAAAAGTAGCACCTGAAAGGCGGCCATCAGCACCGCGTAGAGGGTGGTGCGGGACTGGCGGGCCAGATCTTTCAGGCGCTCCGTCAGCTCCGCTTCCAGGGTGAAGGCGTGGCAGGCACCGCTGAAGACGGGCACAGCCGGTCGGGGCCGGTCGGTGGGCAACTGGGCAACCGGCTGGGCGCTGCGCAGTGCGTTCTGCCAGTAGTCGCGCAGGCGCTGGCCTTCTGTCGAAGCGAGGAGCTGATCGTGCCAGCGGACGAAATCCGGGTACTGGCGCTCCAGCGGCGGCAGAACAGGAGCCTTTCCCTGCCGGTAGGCGCTGTAGCTCTGACCCACCTCGTCCAGGAGAATACTCAGCGACCACATGTCGATCGCGATGTGGTGGATGGCGAGTAGCAGCACCGGCTCCGCTCTTCCGACAAACAGATCGGCGCGCAGGAGCGGTCCTTTTTCTAGCTCGAAGCGCTGGTGGGCGCGCTCGTCCAGTTCGGCGCGTAGCTGTTCTGCACTCCAGCCGGTAGCGTCGGTGACGTTGAAGTGAACAGGTTGCTGGCGTTCCACCCGCTGAACGGGCTGGCCGTCCTGCTCGCCGAAGACCGTGCGCAGGATGGCATGGCGGTCCACGACCGTCTGAAAAGCGCGTCTCAGCGCCTCGACATCGAGAGGAGAACGAATCGCCCAGGCAAAGATGACGTTGAACTCGGTGCGGCTGGTCTGAGCCGAAATCTGGTACCAGAGCCAGAGATCGCGCTGGCCACGGGAGAGAGGGTGGCTGGTGGCAGCGGCTGCCTTGCGGCGCAGCAACTCGGCGAGCAGGGCGCGCTGCTGTTCGGGCGGCAGGTGGGCGAGGGATTCGGGCAGGCCGCTCATGGACTCTGGCCCTCCGGTGGCAGGAGGGTATTGAGCAGGCGGCTCACTTCTTCGTCCGTGAGCTGATCGAGCTGGGAGAGCAGTTGCTCGGCGGTGGCCGGATCGAGCGGAGACGCATCTGAAACCGGTTCCGGTGAAGCAGGCAGGGTGCGTTGTTCCAGTTCCTCGCGCACCTGTTCTGCAAGTTGGGCGATGTCGGTCCTGCCAAAGAAGCGGGCGACCGGCACGTTCACTCCGCAAGCGGCCTGAATTTGATCGCTCAATTCCAGGGCCATCAGCGAATCGAGGCCCAGATCGACGAGGGGCCGCCGCTGGTCGATCCGCTGGGCGGGCAACTTGAGCACCCGCGCCACCAGGGCGATCAGGCGCGCTTCGAGCGATTCTGCTGGAGTGCCGCTGTCTGGAATATCTGCAGGTGCGGCGGGAACCAGACCGGCGACGAAGTTCCAGAGGGCGCGGTCGTGGAACTGGTGGGCGAAGCGCTGCCAGTCCGCATTCAGTACACCGAGCTGGAACGAGCCAGGGGCGGTCAGGGCTGCTTCCAGAATCGCCAGACCCGCCGCCGGGGCGATGGGTTCCAGTCCCTGCTCGGCGAGGCGCTGCCGGTCGCGCTCCGGGAGAGCGCTTGCCATCCCCACCTCGCCCCACGGTCCCCAGTTGATCGTGAGAGCCGGCAGACCTTCGGCATGACGGAGTTGAGCGAGGCCGTCGAGAAAGGCGTTGGCGGCGGCGTAGCTTGCCTGAGCGCGGGGGCCGAGCAGCGCGGCCATCGAGGAGAAGCACACGAAAAAGTCGAGAGGATAGGAGCGGGTGAGGTGATGCAAGTGCCAGGCACCGCTCACCTTCGCCGCCAGCACCCGCTCGAAGCGCGACCAGTCGAGCTTTTCGATTACCCCGTCATCCACGATCCCGGCGGCGTGGACGATGCCGCGCAAGGGCGGCAAGTGCAGGTCGATCTTTTCCAGTAATTCTTGCAACTGTTCTTGATCGGCAATATCGGCCTGGACGACGAGTAGCTGTGCTCCCATCGCTTCCAGTTCCTGCAGGCGGGAGCGGATAGCTGAGGTAGGAGCGCGGCGGCCCAGCAGCACCAGATACCGGGCTCCGCGCTGAACGAGCCGCTGGGCCACTTCGATGCCAAGCCCGCCGAGGCCACCGACGATCAGGTAGGTGGCATCCCCAGGCAGGGCGAGGGGCTGGACCGTTGCAGGTAGAGCCGTTCTGACTAGTCGCGGCGCATAGCGCTCACCGCCCCGCAGGACCAGTTGCCGTTCTGTATCTGGAATTAGCAGTTCCTGCACCAGCGCCGTTGCTGCCGCTTCCGGATCGAAGGCAGGATCGAGGTCGATGAGGCCGCCCCAGTGTTCCGGCTGTTCCTGGCTCATTGCCCGCCCCAGACCCCAGAGCGGTGTCTGGGCGACAGCGAGGGTTTCTGTGACGGGCGATTGCGCCCCCCGACTCACCAGCCAGAGCCGACCGGTGCCCGAGGCGGCAAGTGCCTGCAGCCAGTGGAGGGCCGCGCCGCAACCGAAAAGCTGTCCCGTAGACGTAGCCTCCGCCTCCAGTCCCCAGAGGTGAATCACCCCGTCCACCGGTGGGTGGGTGGAAAGTACGTTTCGGAAAGCGCCTGGATCAGCGGGATCGATCGTCGGTCCGGCTGAGGCATCTCCAGCAAAGATCAGTTCGCATTCTGCTCCCGCCGCTCTAAGTTGGCAGGCAAGCGCTTCGCCCACTCCCGTGCGATCGGCGGCGATGAGCCAGCGGCCAGTGGGGCGGGAAGGCGTTGCGGCCCGTGACACCTTCTGCCACTGCACGCCGTAAAGCGAGTCGTTCCCACTTATCGGAGCGTTGACAACGGTGCGGCGCACCTGCAGGCCACGGGCGAGGGCGACGATTTCACCGCCTTCGTCGCACAGATAAAGATCGCCTGCAATCGTCTGTTCGCCGTCCGCCGGGCGCAACCGGGCATAGCTCCAGAGGCGCGTGCTACAGGGGCGATACCACTCGAAGGCTTCCAGCCCCACCGGCACATGGATTTCCGCCGCGCCTGCGTCGGTGGCAGGGAGACAGGCTGCCAGCACCCGCAGACAACTGTCGAGCAGAGCAGGATGCATCCGGTACGCGCCACTGTCCGCAGAAAGGGATTCCGGCAAGATCACTTCTGCCAGCGCCTCACCTTCTGCCTGCCAGAGCCGGGTCACAGCCTGAAAAGCGGGACCATATTCCAGGCCGACCGCCGCCAGTTGCTGGTAGTGGTCGGTGAGGGAAGCGGGTGTAGAACGCTCGCGGATCTGGACGATCGCTTCTGTAAGTGGAGCCGATGGGCTGGATGCAAGTTCCACAATGCCAGTGGCGTGGAGCTGCCAGTCGGTCTCAGAATCCATCGGCAGGCTCGACAGGGCAAACGTTGCTCCCCCCTTCTCATTGGGTGAAAGAGCGAGTTGCAGTGGAATGGCTACTTCCGTCACCACCAGGGGCCGCTGCAGCTTCAGATCCCTGAGCGTCCATTCCTGGGAGCCGAGGGCAGCCCGTGCCCCTGCCCGCACCAGTTCGATCACCGCCGCGAGGGGAAAGAGCACCTGGCCTGCTACCCGGTGATCGGCGAGGAAGGGCAGGTGGGCAGTACTCAGTTCCGACTCGAAGAGAACGTCCCGCACCGCCAATCTGAGCCGCCTGCCTAAGAGCGGATGGGCGGTGGTGGAGGAAATGGCGGCAGCAGGCTGCTCCCGGACGATGGCTGTCGGGCGTTCGGCCCGCTCCGGGTGAGCGAGCAGAGTAAAAAGCGGCTGCAGGTCGCCAGTATCATTCCGTGAGCGGCAGAGAAAAAGCCCGGTCGTCTCGGGGCGAAACTTGTTCTTGAACTGGTAGTTGCCGTCGCCGTTCAGGATCTGCCGCTCGTGCAGGCTGGCAAAGAGCGCTTCAACTGCTGGATTGGCGGCGGGATGGGGGCCAAGTTCGGTGCCGAGGGTGGCTCCCAGACTGAAGTAGGTGCGGCCTTCGGTGCGCAACTGCTCAAGGATGTTCACGATCCCAAATTCGAGGCAGCCCAGCGGCACCGCATCCCGGTAAAATTCCAGATCCATCAGGTAACCGTTGCGCGCACCGGCGGGAGCGAGGAAGATCGCCCCGTCCAGCATTCCTTCTTGCCGGATGAGAAACAGGCGGTGTCCGGCGGGCAGTGTGTTCTGACGAATCTGCTGCTGGAGCCAGGGTAGGAAAGCGGCGTCGGTTCCCTTGGCCGCACTCCACTCGTCGATCAGTTCGATCAGTTCGCGGTCGGTCGCCGGGTCGCCACCGGGGCGATATTCGAGCGTGGTGCAGTTGCCCAGCTTCGCATAGTGGTTCACCTGATAGCGCAACCGGCGCATAGAATTGCCCTGGAGGCTGAAGTGCTCCAGATCCTTCAGGCTCTGCCAGACGCCGCAGGGAGTGGTCGAAAAGCCCAGCGCCTGCAGGTCGTCCGTGCGCTCCGCTTTCGCGAGGAAATGAACCCGCAGGTTCTGGCTCGCTGCCCAATCCAGCAGTTCCGCCGCCAGTGCCCGGTAGTTTACTGGTGAACCAATGTAGGCACTCACGAGCAGGACTGGGCCACTGCGGTTGAAGTAGAAGCAGCTCTGCCGCTTTCTGCCCAGAAAAATAAAGGGTGCAAGAAAGCGGCGGTTGATCGCCTGGGTGTCGTCGTCCGCCCAGTTCTTGACCAGATCGCCCAGGATCTCCTTCAGTCCGCGATCCTGAGCCAGAGTATCCGCCTCGACAATCAGGGGTTCCAGCTCAGGAAGCCCAGCCAGCCAGTAGCGCTCCCGCGACCAGGGGTAGGCGGGCAGGGAAATGCAGTGGCCACCCGGATGAAGTGCAGGCCAGTTCACCCGGCGACCGGCTTCGTACAGCCTTGCGAGGGTGTTCAGGAGCACAACCCTTGAGCTTTCGTTGTTGCGCAGCGACGGGTAGACCGGCCCGGTGTTCTCGTACTGGCGCAGGGAGGGAGCAAGAACCGGATGGACGTTCAATTCGACAAACAGGTGCGCCCGGTCCGTCGGCAGCGAGCGGATCGCATCGTGGAAGCGGACCGGCTGGCGCAGGTTGCGGCCCCAATATTCCGGCCCGAAATCGGAAGCGCTCGCCAGGCTGCCGCTGACGGTCGAGTAGATCGGGATCTGGGCTGCTTGGGGTTTCAAATCACCGAGACAGCGCACGAGTTCAGCGGCAGCACTCTCCATCGCCGGGCTGTGGAAGGCCCGCTCCACCGGCAGCATCCGGGCAAAGACTTCCTGCTCCTCCAGTTGGGCAATGAGGGCAGTGAGCGCAGTTTCCTCCCCCCAGAGGACGGTCGTGCGGGGGCTGTTGAGGGCGGCAATCCCGAGGCGATCCGGCTGGACCTCGACAAAAGGCTGCACCTCGGCGGCGGAGAGACCGATCGCCGCCATCCGTCCGGCTGGCGCTGCTTCCAGCAACCGGCCCCGGTGGTAGACGAGCACAATCGCCTCTTCGACCCTGAGCACCCCGGCGACGCAGGCCGCCGCCACTTCGCCGACGCTGTGGCCGACGACGGCATCGGGGACGACTCCCCAACTGCGCCAGAGGGCTGCCAGGGCGACCTGGACGGCAAAAAGAATCGGCAGGGCGTAGCTTGGACGTTCCGGCGCTGCTTTTTCGAGTGTTTCCAGCAGCGACCAGCCCGCGTGGGGAAGGAGAGCCCGATCGCATTCTTCCAGCACGGACAGGAAGGCCGTTTCCTCCAGCAACTGTCGATCCAGTTGGAACGAGCGCGGCCCCTGGCCTGAGAAGACGAAGACCACTTCGGACGCGCCGGGGCGCGGTGCGTCTTCCTGCGATTCCCAGAAAGTGAGTTGCTCCAGCAGTTGCTGACGGTCGCTGCCGACGAAGCCCAGGCGCTCGCGGTGGTGGGTGCGGCGAACGGCGGCGGTGTAACAGAGATCCGCCAGATCCGGAGCTGCCGGGTCACTGAGCAGGTTGCCCCACTGGTGCGCAAGGGCAGCCAAAGCCGTGCGGTCGCGGGCGGAGAGCGGGAGTAGATAGGGCGGTGCGGACGATTCTGTTTCAGAAACAGGGATAGCCGGGGCGGCTTCGAGGATGACGTGGGCGTTGGTGCCCACGAAGCTAAAAGCACTCACCCCGGCAATCGCTGGTGCTTCGCTCACAGGCCAGGGGCGGGTCGTGCGGGGGATCGCTACGGGCAGCGCCTGCCAATCGACGTGGGGATTGGGGTGAACGAGGTGCAGGTGGGCGGGAATCTGGCCTTTGTGCAGGGCGAGCACGGTCTTGATCAGGCCCGCCACACCGGCGGCGGCCTCCAGGTGGCCAATATTCGTCTTCACCGAGCCCACCAGGAGCGCTTCGCGGCGTTTTTCACCGAGGGCAGCGGCGAGAGCCTGAATCTCGATCGGATCGCCCAGGGCAGTGCCGGTGCCGTGGGCTTCGACGTAACTCACCTCTTGCGCTGCCACCCCGGCGGCGGTAAGGGCGGAGCGGATCACCGCCTGTTGGGCGGGGCCGTTCGGAACCGTCAGCCCACCGCTCGGCCCGTCCTGGTTCACAGCGGAACCCCGGATGACGGCGAGGATTGGATCGCCGTCGCGCTCCGCCTCGCTCAAGCGCTTGAGGACGACCACACCGCAGCCTTCGGAGCGCACGTAGCCGTCCGCCCGCTCGTCGAAGGTCTTGCAGCGGCCATCCGGAGCCATCAGGTGCATCCGGGAGGTGACGACGGTGCAGAGGGGAGCAAGGAGCAGATTCACCCCGCCCGCCAGCGCCAGGTTGCATTCTCCACCCCGCAAACTCTGGCAGGCGAGGTGGACGGCCACGAGAGAAGAGGAGCAGGCCGTATCGACCGCCATACTTGGCCCCACCAGACCGAGCAGGTAAGAAATTCGCCCGGCGGCAGCGCTGGCAGAAGTGCCGGTACCGAAGTAGGGGTCGATCGCCCCTGCTGGGTCCGGGTGCAGCAATTGCAACTGGGCGTAGTCGGCGGTCGAGATGCCGACGAAGACGCCCGTCCGGCTTCCATTGAGTTGTGAAATGTTCTGGCCTGCTGCCTCCAGCGCTTCCCAGCTCACCTCCAACAGCAAGCGCTGCTGCGGGTCGAGGGAGATAGCCTCGCGCGGCGCGATCCCGAAGAAGGCGGCATCGAAGCGATCCACTTCCTCCAGAAAACCACCCCAGCGCGTGCTCACCTTACCGGCGGCGTTCGGGTCCGGGTCGTAGAGGCGGGCGATGTCCCAGCGATCGGAGGGCACCTGGGTAATTGCATCCCGGCCTTCGATCAAAAGTTGCCAGAAAGCATCCGGGTTCTCCGCGCCCGGAAAACGGCACCCCAGGCCGACGACGGCGATCGGCTCGTCGGCAGCGACGGCGGCTGTCGGCGCTTCCAGTTGATTAGAAGCAGGTCGTAGCTGGCGGGCAAGAAAAGCGGTCAGCCCTTCAATCGTCGGGTAGTCGAAGAGAACGGTAGCTGTGAGAGAAAGGCCCAGTTCCCGTTGCAGGCGGCTTGCCAGCGCCACAGCAGCGAGGGACGTGAGGCCCAGATCGAAGAGGCGCGACTCGGGCAGGAACGTGGCCGCCGGTCGATCGATGAGTTCTGCAAGCTGAGCTTTCAACCAGTCGCCGAGCAGGCGCGGTACCCGTTCAGAGGAAGCGGCAAGCAGTTCGCGGCGCAGGGGTGATTCGGGAAACGTAACAACGGCAGCCGCCAGATCCAGACCTTCCGGCCAGTAGCGCCGACGCTGGAACGGATAGGTGGGCAGGGCCGCACGGCAGTGGTCCACCGAGTAAACCGTCTTCCAGTCCACCTCTTCCCCGGCCAGGTAGGACGCTACCCAGAGCGGCATCTCAGGGGACGGGACGGATGCGCCGGTGTCGAGCTGGCGGCGCAACTCGGCAGCGGAATGACCGTGGACGGCGAGCCGGTAAGCGAAGTGGCTGCGCCCGGTAGCGGCGGTGAAGCAGATAGCTGCCAATTCACGGTCAGAAACAGTTTCCAGAAACCGGGCGTAGCGCGCTGCCAGTTCGTCCAGAGCCGGGGCAGTTTTCGCGGAGAGAACAAGGGTGTGCGGTCCTTCCGAAACCTTTACAGGTCTTGCCGGGCCTTCCTCGACCACCAGATGACAGTTGGTGCCCCCGAGGCCGAAGGCGTTGATTCCTGCCAGCCGGGGGCGCTCGTCCGCAGGTAGCCAGGGCCAGTTCTCCCGGTGCAGTAGCAGAGCCGAAGGCACCAGATCCGCCGCCGGTTCCCCCAGGTGCCAGTTGGCTGGGACGGTTCCTTCCTGTAAGCAGAGCACAACTTTGATGAGCGAGGCGATGCCCGCCGCCCATTCCAGGTGCCCGATCTGGGATTTGACGCAGCCCACCCGGCAGGGGTGATCGAAGACAGTGCTCAATGCCTGCCACTCGATGCGGTCGGTGAGAATCGAGCCGATGCCGTGGGCCTCGATGTAGTCCACCGCCGCCGGGGCAATTCCGGCGCGATCGAGGGCGGAGCGGATCACCGTTTGCTGCGCTTCTAAAGAAGGAGCGCTCAGCGCACTCGTGCCGCCGTCCTGGTTCACAGCGGAACCTCGGATTACCGCCAGGATGCGGTCTCCCGCTGCCAGTGCGTCGCTGAGGCGCTTGAGGACGACCGCGCCGCAGCCTTCGGAGCGCCCGTAGCCGTCCGCCCGCGCATCGAAGCTCTTGCAGTGGCCGTCCGGGGCGAGCATCCAGCTCTGGGCGAGGCTGACCGAGGTGGCAGGGGAGAGGATGACGTTCACCCCTCCAGCGATGGCCAGGTCGATTTCGCCCGCAGCCAGGGCCTGAGAGGCGAGGTGAACAGCCACCAGGGCCGAGGAACAGGCCGTATCGACCACCAGGCTCGGCCCGCGCCAGTCGAGAAAATGTGACAACCGGTTGGCAATGCTGTTGAGCGCCTGGCCGGTTGGGGAGTAGGCTCCCAACTGCGTCAGATCGGCGTTCATGCGTCGGGCGAAGTCGTTGCCGCCTGTGCCGATGTAGACCCCGGCGGCACTGCCTCTGAGGGCGGCGGGGACGAGGGCGGCGTTCTCCAGCGCTTCCCAGCCCACTTCCAGCAGCAGCCGTTGCTGCGGGTCCATGTAGCGCGCTTCTCCCGCCGAGATCTCAAAGAAGCGCGCATCGAAAGCATCGATATTGTCTAAGAAACCGCCTTTCAAACTGTTGATCGTACCTGCCGTCCCCAGGTCCGGATCGTAGAGTGAGCGGGCATCCCAGCGCCCGGCGGGCACTTCGGTGATGCCGTCGCCGCCGGTCGCAAGCAGTTGCCAGAATGCTGCCGGATCGGGTGCGCCGGGGAAGCGGCAGCCGATGCCGACGATGGCAACGGGTTCATCAGATAAAGCAGGGCGGGACGGAGGGTTCATGGGCTTT harbors:
- a CDS encoding condensation domain-containing protein, coding for MSGLPESLAHLPPEQQRALLAELLRRKAAAATSHPLSRGQRDLWLWYQISAQTSRTEFNVIFAWAIRSPLDVEALRRAFQTVVDRHAILRTVFGEQDGQPVQRVERQQPVHFNVTDATGWSAEQLRAELDERAHQRFELEKGPLLRADLFVGRAEPVLLLAIHHIAIDMWSLSILLDEVGQSYSAYRQGKAPVLPPLERQYPDFVRWHDQLLASTEGQRLRDYWQNALRSAQPVAQLPTDRPRPAVPVFSGACHAFTLEAELTERLKDLARQSRTTLYAVLMAAFQVLLFRYTRQEDLTVLTLTVGRQGADWAGVLGYFINPVALRTDLSDNPPFFTLLEQVHQRLMAALDHQLCPFSLVLESLSEPAPGEPRLTDIFFVFQKSHRFGMERVAPGREAASAIGVPAAGESGAQLVLGSGDLVLESFPLAWRANQRFVLQLMMVEAGGALSGVFQYAAELFDPATVARMATHLTVLLEGIVAAPQTPIAQLPLLSAAEQQPAPKRLTPDLRSRLQQALRKKESP
- a CDS encoding type I polyketide synthase, whose protein sequence is MNPPSRPALSDEPVAIVGIGCRFPGAPDPAAFWQLLATGGDGITEVPAGRWDARSLYDPDLGTAGTINSLKGGFLDNIDAFDARFFEISAGEARYMDPQQRLLLEVGWEALENAALVPAALRGSAAGVYIGTGGNDFARRMNADLTQLGAYSPTGQALNSIANRLSHFLDWRGPSLVVDTACSSALVAVHLASQALAAGEIDLAIAGGVNVILSPATSVSLAQSWMLAPDGHCKSFDARADGYGRSEGCGAVVLKRLSDALAAGDRILAVIRGSAVNQDGGTSALSAPSLEAQQTVIRSALDRAGIAPAAVDYIEAHGIGSILTDRIEWQALSTVFDHPCRVGCVKSQIGHLEWAAGIASLIKVVLCLQEGTVPANWHLGEPAADLVPSALLLHRENWPWLPADERPRLAGINAFGLGGTNCHLVVEEGPARPVKVSEGPHTLVLSAKTAPALDELAARYARFLETVSDRELAAICFTAATGRSHFAYRLAVHGHSAAELRRQLDTGASVPSPEMPLWVASYLAGEEVDWKTVYSVDHCRAALPTYPFQRRRYWPEGLDLAAAVVTFPESPLRRELLAASSERVPRLLGDWLKAQLAELIDRPAATFLPESRLFDLGLTSLAAVALASRLQRELGLSLTATVLFDYPTIEGLTAFLARQLRPASNQLEAPTAAVAADEPIAVVGLGCRFPGAENPDAFWQLLIEGRDAITQVPSDRWDIARLYDPDPNAAGKVSTRWGGFLEEVDRFDAAFFGIAPREAISLDPQQRLLLEVSWEALEAAGQNISQLNGSRTGVFVGISTADYAQLQLLHPDPAGAIDPYFGTGTSASAAAGRISYLLGLVGPSMAVDTACSSSLVAVHLACQSLRGGECNLALAGGVNLLLAPLCTVVTSRMHLMAPDGRCKTFDERADGYVRSEGCGVVVLKRLSEAERDGDPILAVIRGSAVNQDGPSGGLTVPNGPAQQAVIRSALTAAGVAAQEVSYVEAHGTGTALGDPIEIQALAAALGEKRREALLVGSVKTNIGHLEAAAGVAGLIKTVLALHKGQIPAHLHLVHPNPHVDWQALPVAIPRTTRPWPVSEAPAIAGVSAFSFVGTNAHVILEAAPAIPVSETESSAPPYLLPLSARDRTALAALAHQWGNLLSDPAAPDLADLCYTAAVRRTHHRERLGFVGSDRQQLLEQLTFWESQEDAPRPGASEVVFVFSGQGPRSFQLDRQLLEETAFLSVLEECDRALLPHAGWSLLETLEKAAPERPSYALPILFAVQVALAALWRSWGVVPDAVVGHSVGEVAAACVAGVLRVEEAIVLVYHRGRLLEAAPAGRMAAIGLSAAEVQPFVEVQPDRLGIAALNSPRTTVLWGEETALTALIAQLEEQEVFARMLPVERAFHSPAMESAAAELVRCLGDLKPQAAQIPIYSTVSGSLASASDFGPEYWGRNLRQPVRFHDAIRSLPTDRAHLFVELNVHPVLAPSLRQYENTGPVYPSLRNNESSRVVLLNTLARLYEAGRRVNWPALHPGGHCISLPAYPWSRERYWLAGLPELEPLIVEADTLAQDRGLKEILGDLVKNWADDDTQAINRRFLAPFIFLGRKRQSCFYFNRSGPVLLVSAYIGSPVNYRALAAELLDWAASQNLRVHFLAKAERTDDLQALGFSTTPCGVWQSLKDLEHFSLQGNSMRRLRYQVNHYAKLGNCTTLEYRPGGDPATDRELIELIDEWSAAKGTDAAFLPWLQQQIRQNTLPAGHRLFLIRQEGMLDGAIFLAPAGARNGYLMDLEFYRDAVPLGCLEFGIVNILEQLRTEGRTYFSLGATLGTELGPHPAANPAVEALFASLHERQILNGDGNYQFKNKFRPETTGLFLCRSRNDTGDLQPLFTLLAHPERAERPTAIVREQPAAAISSTTAHPLLGRRLRLAVRDVLFESELSTAHLPFLADHRVAGQVLFPLAAVIELVRAGARAALGSQEWTLRDLKLQRPLVVTEVAIPLQLALSPNEKGGATFALSSLPMDSETDWQLHATGIVELASSPSAPLTEAIVQIRERSTPASLTDHYQQLAAVGLEYGPAFQAVTRLWQAEGEALAEVILPESLSADSGAYRMHPALLDSCLRVLAACLPATDAGAAEIHVPVGLEAFEWYRPCSTRLWSYARLRPADGEQTIAGDLYLCDEGGEIVALARGLQVRRTVVNAPISGNDSLYGVQWQKVSRAATPSRPTGRWLIAADRTGVGEALACQLRAAGAECELIFAGDASAGPTIDPADPGAFRNVLSTHPPVDGVIHLWGLEAEATSTGQLFGCGAALHWLQALAASGTGRLWLVSRGAQSPVTETLAVAQTPLWGLGRAMSQEQPEHWGGLIDLDPAFDPEAAATALVQELLIPDTERQLVLRGGERYAPRLVRTALPATVQPLALPGDATYLIVGGLGGLGIEVAQRLVQRGARYLVLLGRRAPTSAIRSRLQELEAMGAQLLVVQADIADQEQLQELLEKIDLHLPPLRGIVHAAGIVDDGVIEKLDWSRFERVLAAKVSGAWHLHHLTRSYPLDFFVCFSSMAALLGPRAQASYAAANAFLDGLAQLRHAEGLPALTINWGPWGEVGMASALPERDRQRLAEQGLEPIAPAAGLAILEAALTAPGSFQLGVLNADWQRFAHQFHDRALWNFVAGLVPAAPADIPDSGTPAESLEARLIALVARVLKLPAQRIDQRRPLVDLGLDSLMALELSDQIQAACGVNVPVARFFGRTDIAQLAEQVREELEQRTLPASPEPVSDASPLDPATAEQLLSQLDQLTDEEVSRLLNTLLPPEGQSP